A genomic segment from Gossypium hirsutum isolate 1008001.06 chromosome D04, Gossypium_hirsutum_v2.1, whole genome shotgun sequence encodes:
- the LOC107898727 gene encoding LOW QUALITY PROTEIN: ARF guanine-nucleotide exchange factor GNOM (The sequence of the model RefSeq protein was modified relative to this genomic sequence to represent the inferred CDS: inserted 18 bases in 15 codons), with protein MGRLKLQSGIKAIEEEPEDYDMTYSNKATLACMINSEIGAVLAVMRRNVRWGGRYMSSDDQLEHSLIQSLKALRKQIFLWQNQWHTINPAAYLQPFLDVIQSDETGAPITGVALSSVHKILTLDVIDQNTANVEEAMRLVVDSVTSCRFEVTDQASEEVVLMKILHVLLACMKSKASVMLSNQHVCTIVNTCFRIVHQAEKKAELLQRIARHTMHELVRCIFSHLLNVENTKHALVNRSGTAKLELGAIDNDYAFGAKQAENGNGSEYDDQASSASFASNSVGLVGTVREESMAVAGNGKETVPYDSLLMTEPYGVPCMVEIFHFLCTLLNTVEHVGMDPRSNTLTFDEDVPLFALGLINSAIELGGXSFRRHPRLLSLIQDELFRNLMQFGLSMXPLILSMVCSIVLNLYHHLRTELKLQLEAFFSCVILRLAQGKYGASYQQQEVAMEALVDFCRQKTFMVEMYANLDCDITCRNVFEDLANLLSKSAFPVNCPLSAMHILALDSLIAVIQGMAERIGNGSVSSEXSPCYSEEYLPFWMVKCDNYADPVHWVPFVRRRKYIKRRLMIGADHFNRDPKKGXEFLQGTHLLPDKLDPQSVACFFRYTAGLDKNLVGDFLGNHDEFCVQVLHEFAGTFDFQDMNLDTALRLFLETFRLPGESQKIQRVLEAFSERYYEQSPQILANKDAALLLSYSLIMLNTDQHNVQVKKKMTEEDFIRNNRHINGGNDLPRDFLSELYRSICKNEIRTTPEQGFGYPEMTPSRWIDLMHKSKKTAPFIVADSRAYLDHDMXAIMSGPTIAAISVVFDHAEHEDVYQTCIDGFLAVAKISACHHLEDVLDDLVVSLCKFTTLLNPSSVEEPVLAFGDDAKXQDGNCTVFTIANRYGDYIRTGWRNILDCILRLHKLGLLPARVASDAADESELSADPGHGKPITNSLSSAHLQSIGTPRRSSGLMGRFSQLLSLDTEEPRSQPTEQQLAAHQRTLQTIQKCHIDSIFTEXKFLQAESLLXLARALIWAAGXPQKGSSSPEDEDTAVFCLELLIAITLNNRDRIVLLWQGVYEHIANIVQXTVMPCALVEKAVFGLLRICQRLLPYKENLADELLRSLQLVLKLDARVADAYCEQITQEVSRLVKANATHIRSQMGWRTITSLLSITARHPEASEAXFDALLFIMSDGAHLXPANYVLCIDAARQFXESRVGQAERSARALDLMSGSVDCLARWTVRLRKQXGRGDAGKMSQDIGDLWLRLVQGLRKVCLDQREEVRNHALLSLQKCLTGVDGIHISHGLWLQCFDLVIFTMLDDLLEIAQGHQKDYRNMEGTLILATKLLSKVFLQLLHELSQLTTFCKLWLGVLSRMEKYMKVKVRGKKSEKLQELVLELLKNILLVMKXKGILMQRSALGGDSLWELTWLHVNNIAPSLQSEVFPDQGPELKHGETGCAVSGETVSVPSNETITLEGAGAGS; from the exons ATGGGGCGACTCAAGCTGCAATCTGGGATCAAGGCAATTGAGGAAGAACCTGAAGACTATGATATGACATATTCTAACAAAGCTACTTTAGCATGTATGATTAATTCTGAAATAGGTGCTGTATTAGCTGTCATGAGGAGAAATGTAAGATGGGGTGGTCGATACATGTCGAGTGACGATCAGCTAGAACACTCTTTAATTCAGTCATTGAAGGCATTAAGAAAGCAAATATTTTTGTGGCAGAATCAGTGGCATACCATCAACCCTGCTGCGTATCTCCAGCCTTTTTTGGATGTGATTCAATCTGATGAAACTGGTGCACCAATCACTGGTGTCGCTCTATCATCTGTTCATAAAATTTTAACCCTTGATGTAATTGATCAAAATACTGCAAATGTTGAAGAAGCTATGCGTTTGGTAGTTGATTCTGTGACTAGCTGCCGATTTGAGGTGACAGATCAAGCATCAGAGGAAGTGGTACTGATGAAGATACTTCACGTTCTTCTTGCTTGCATGAAAAGTAAAGCGTCAGTTATGTTGAGTAATCAGCATGTTTGCACAATTGTTAACACTTGCTTTCGAATAGTTCACCAAGCAGAGAAGAAAGCTGAATTGTTGCAGCGGATAGCCCGCCACACAATGCACGAACTTGTTAGGTGTATATTTTCACACCTTTTGAATGTTGAGAACACAAAGCATGCGTTGGTTAACAGAAGTGGCACTGCTAAACTAGAG CTTGGTGCAATAGATAACGATTATGCATTTGGGGCTAAACAAGCAGAAAATGGAAATGGCTCTGAGTATGATGATCAAGCATCTTCTGCAAGTTTTGCATCCAATTCTGTAGGTCTGGTAGGAACTGTGAGGGAAGAAAGTATGGCAGTAGCTGGTAATGGAAAGGAGACAGTCCCATATGATTCGCTCCTCATGACAGAGCCATATGGTGTCCCTTGCATGGTGGAGATATTTCATTTCTTGTGTACTTTACTAAATACTGTTGAGCATGTGGGAATGGATCCGCGCTCAAATACCCTGACATTTGATGAAGATGTGCCACTTTTTGCCTTGGGCTTAATTAACTCTGCCATAGAATTGGGGG CTTCCTTTCGTCGTCACCCAAGGCTATTGAGCTTGATTCAGGATGAATTATTTCGTAATctgatgcaatttgggttgtcaa AGCCACTTATTCTTTCAATGGTGTGTAGTATTGTTCTAAATCTTTATCACCATCTGCGTACAGAACTCAAACTACAACTCGAGGCTTTCTTTTCCTGTGTAATTCTGAGGCTTGCACAAGGAAAATATGGAGCTTCATACCAGCAGCAGGAGGTAGCCATGGAAGCTCTAGTTGATTTCTGTAGGCAGAAAACATTTATGGTGGAGATGTATGCCAATTTAGATTGTGACATAACTTGCCGCAATGTGTTTGAAGACCTTGCTAATTTGTTGTCAAAGAGTGCATTCCCTGTGAACTGCCCTTTGTCTGCGATGCACATTCTTGCCTTGGATAGTTTAATTGCTGTTATCCAGGGAATGGCTGAGAGGATCGGGAATGGTTCGGTTAGTTCAGA CAGCCCCTGTTATTCTGAGGAATATCTGCCATTCTGGATGGTGAAGTGTGATAACTATGCTGATCCAGTTCATTGGGTTCCATTTGTCAGGCGGAGAAAATACATCAAGAGAAGGTTGATGATTGGAGCTGATCACTTCAACCGTGACCCAAAAAAGG TAGAGTTCCTACAAGGAACACATCTTCTGCCTGACAAACTTGACCCCCAAAGTGTGGCTTGCTTTTTCAGGTACACTGCTGGATTAGATAAGAATCTTGTTGGGGATTTCCTAGGAAATCATGATGAGTTCTGTGTTCAGGTTCTTCATGAATTTGCTGGGACTTTTGATTTCCAAGATATGAATCTGGATACTGCACTAAGACTGTTCCTGGAAACTTTTCGATTGCCTGGAGAATCGCAAAAGATACAAAGGGTGCTGGAGGCATTCTCTGAGAGGTACTATGAGCAATCGCCACAGATTCTAGCTAACAAGGATGCTGCTTTGCTATTATCATATTCACTTATAATGCTTAACACTGACCAGCACAATGTCCAAGTAAAGAAAAAGATGACAGAGGAGGATTTCATCCGGAATAATCGGCATATAAATGGAGGCAATGATCTTCCTCGAGATTTTTTGTCAGAACTATACCGCTCAATATGCAAGAATGAGATCCGCACAACTCCAGAACAAGGCTTTGGCTATCCTGAAATGACCCCTAGTCGGTGGATAGATCTAATGCACAAGTCTAAGAAAACTGCACCGTTCATTGTAGCTGATTCTAGAGCATACCTTGACCATGATA TTGCAATAATGTCAGGTCCAACAATTGCTGCTATCTCTGTTGTATTTGATCATGCTGAACATGAAGATGTTTACCAGACCTGTATTGATGGATTCTTAGCTGTTGCAAAGATTTCAGCATGCCATCATCTTGAAGATGTACTGGATGACCTAGTTGTGTCTCTCTGCAAGTTTACGACTCTTTTGAATCCATCATCTGTTGAGGAACCAGTGTTGGCTTTCGGTGATGATGCAAA CCAGGATGGCAACTGTACTGTTTTTACTATTGCAAATAGATATGGTGATTACATTCGTACAGGTTGGAGGAATATACTGGACTGTATCTTGCGACTGCACAAGCTGGGGCTTCTTCCAGCTCGCGTAGCTAGTGATGCAGCTGATGAGTCAGAGCTCTCTGCAGACCCTGGTCATGGAAAGCCCATTACAAATTCTTTATCTTCAGCTCACTTACAGTCCATAGGAACCCCCCGTAGATCCTCTGGATTGATGGGCCGGTTCAGTCAGCTTTTATCCCTTGATACAGAGGAGCCAAGATCACAGCCCACTGAGCAACAACTTGCTGCTCATCAACGCACCCTTCAGACAATTCAAAAATGCCATATTGACAGCATATTTACTG GTAAGTTTTTGCAAGCTGAATCTTTGT CACTAGCACGGGCCCTAATTTGGGCTGCAG CGCCCCAGAAAGGGAGCAGCTCACCTGAGGATGAAGACACTGCAGTTTTCTGCCTGGAGTTGCTTATTGCAATTACCTTGAACAACCGTGATAGGATTGTGCTTCTATGGCAGGGTGTCTATGAGCACATAGCTAATATTGTTC TCACCGTTATGCCTTGTGCGCTGGTAGAGAAGGCAGTTTTTGGGCTTCTTAGAATTTGCCAAAGGCTGCTTCCTTACAAAGAGAACCTGGCTGATGAACTCTTGAGGTCCCTGCAACTTGTCTTGAAGCTTGATGCTCGAGTGGCTGATGCATACTGTGAGCAAATTACACAGGAAGTAAGTCGCTTAGTGAAGGCAAATGCTACACATATCAGATCTCAAATGGGGTGGCGTACAATAACATCTTTACTATCCATCACAGCCCGGCATCCAGAAGCATCTGAAG GGTTTGATGCGCTTTTATTTATTATGTCTGATGGGGCTCACT CTCCAGCCAATTATGTTCTCTGCATAGATGCTGCGAGGCAGT GCGAGTCTCGTGTTGGACAGGCAGAGCGATCTGCACGTGCACTGGATCTTATGTCCGGTTCAGTTGATTGTTTGGCAAGGTGGACCGTGAGGCTAAGGAAGCA TGGGAGAGGAGATGCTGGTAAGATGTCTCAGGATATTGGTGATTTATGGTTGAGGCTTGTGCAGGGACTCAGAAAAGTTTGTTTGGACCAGAGAGAAGAGGTCAGAAACCATGCTCTTCTATCATTGCAGAAGTGCTTGACTGGAGTAGATGGGATCCACATTTCTCATGGTTTATGGTTGCAGTGTTTCGATCTTGTGATCTTCACAATGCTCGATGACTTGCTTGAAATTGCTCAGGGACACCAAAAAGACTACCGAAACATGGAAGGCACACTTATTCTTGCCACAAAGCTCCTTTCCAAAGTGTTCTTACAGCTGCTCCATGAGCTCTCTCAGTTAACTACATTTTGCAA